In Phragmitibacter flavus, a single genomic region encodes these proteins:
- a CDS encoding NAD(P)/FAD-dependent oxidoreductase, which yields MSITKKSDDALPHVVVVGAGFAGLTVVKALAGKAVKVTVIDRENHHLFQPLLYQVASAGLSPANIAQPIRSILSKQKNAEVLMATVTGIDVANRQVLAGERSIGYDHLVVATGARHSYFGHPEWEEFAPGLKTLDDALDIRRRLLEAFEKAEVTTDALERERLMTFVVVGAGPTGVEMAGAISEIARETMASDFRTLDPNQTKVILLDAADRVLPFFDPKLSEKAKDQLESLNIQVRLGVAVQGLNADGVTTASDFIHTRTVIWAAGNSASPLVKQLPGEFDRAGRIHVTPELHLKDHPEIYVIGDTAHCVGPGGAPYPGVSPVAMQQGKKVAENILARINGDPASEFSYWDRGSMATIGRHRAVADVHVMKFGGLLAWLAWVFVHLVFLMSFKNRISVFLIWVWAYFTRQQGARLITGKRGG from the coding sequence ATGAGCATTACCAAGAAGTCCGATGACGCCCTGCCGCATGTGGTGGTCGTCGGTGCAGGATTTGCAGGGCTGACGGTCGTCAAGGCGCTCGCGGGCAAAGCGGTGAAGGTGACGGTGATTGACCGTGAAAATCATCACTTGTTTCAGCCGTTGCTGTATCAGGTCGCTTCGGCTGGCTTGTCACCGGCGAACATTGCGCAGCCCATTCGTTCCATTCTTAGCAAGCAGAAGAATGCCGAAGTGTTGATGGCGACCGTGACTGGTATTGATGTGGCAAACAGGCAGGTGCTGGCAGGCGAACGCAGCATTGGCTATGATCATTTGGTGGTGGCGACCGGGGCGCGGCATTCTTATTTTGGTCATCCTGAGTGGGAGGAGTTCGCACCGGGGTTGAAGACGCTGGACGATGCGCTGGACATCCGGCGTCGATTGCTGGAGGCTTTTGAAAAGGCGGAAGTGACGACGGATGCTCTCGAACGCGAACGTTTGATGACCTTTGTGGTAGTGGGCGCGGGACCAACCGGCGTGGAGATGGCGGGGGCCATTTCAGAGATTGCAAGGGAAACCATGGCGAGCGATTTTCGCACGCTAGATCCCAATCAGACCAAGGTGATTTTGCTGGATGCAGCGGATCGAGTGCTGCCGTTTTTTGATCCGAAACTGTCGGAGAAAGCCAAAGATCAATTGGAGAGTTTGAACATCCAGGTGCGACTCGGGGTGGCGGTGCAGGGATTGAATGCCGATGGCGTCACGACCGCGAGCGATTTCATTCATACACGAACCGTGATTTGGGCAGCAGGCAACTCGGCATCGCCATTGGTGAAGCAGTTGCCGGGAGAATTTGATCGGGCGGGGCGCATTCACGTGACGCCGGAATTGCATTTGAAGGATCATCCGGAGATTTATGTGATCGGCGACACCGCGCATTGTGTCGGTCCTGGCGGTGCACCTTATCCCGGAGTTTCGCCCGTGGCGATGCAGCAGGGCAAGAAAGTGGCGGAGAACATTCTTGCACGGATCAATGGAGATCCGGCGAGTGAGTTCAGCTATTGGGATCGCGGCAGCATGGCAACCATCGGGCGACATCGCGCCGTCGCGGATGTTCACGTGATGAAATTTGGCGGATTGCTGGCTTGGCTGGCCTGGGTGTTCGTTCACCTGGTGTTTCTGATGAGCTTTAAGAACCGCATTTCCGTTTTTCTGATCTGGGTCTGGGCTTATTTCACGAGGCAACAGGGAGCGCGATTGATTACCGGGAAACGGGGCGGGTGA
- a CDS encoding DUF4262 domain-containing protein: protein MSPESKQAFFERQERNIALHGFTTVSVVGEAHSFSYTVGLHKSYHHPEMLVFGLPPKIAQGVLSDIARKVKEGEPFNLSKPNDKLLEDCNVFFVEVPKSAFSNYVLSAIRFNGEQDFSLFQIVWPSGLDNRYPWDLEADPEFVASQPVLGVPAFKS from the coding sequence ATGAGCCCGGAGTCCAAACAAGCGTTTTTCGAAAGGCAAGAGCGAAACATCGCCCTGCACGGATTCACGACGGTTTCGGTGGTGGGGGAGGCCCATTCGTTCTCTTATACTGTCGGCCTGCACAAGTCGTATCATCATCCCGAAATGTTGGTGTTCGGGCTGCCGCCAAAGATTGCTCAGGGTGTGTTGTCTGACATTGCACGCAAGGTGAAGGAGGGGGAACCGTTCAACTTGTCGAAGCCTAATGACAAGCTCTTGGAGGACTGCAATGTATTCTTTGTTGAGGTGCCAAAATCAGCATTTTCGAATTACGTCCTCTCAGCCATTCGATTTAACGGCGAACAGGACTTCTCCCTTTTTCAGATCGTATGGCCATCGGGTCTGGACAATCGTTATCCATGGGATTTAGAGGCTGATCCGGAATTCGTGGCTTCGCAGCCTGTTCTGGGAGTGCCCGCCTTTAAAAGTTGA
- a CDS encoding DUF433 domain-containing protein codes for MDSRLQIDPAICHGKPVVRNTRVLVSTILGALSGGDSIETILEDYPSISKDDIFAALEFAGQVTEYQVLECDSVE; via the coding sequence ATGGATTCACGCCTTCAGATTGATCCTGCGATTTGCCACGGCAAGCCGGTGGTCAGGAATACTCGAGTTTTGGTGTCTACCATTCTCGGTGCGTTGAGCGGTGGAGATTCCATCGAGACTATTTTGGAGGACTACCCCTCGATTTCGAAGGACGATATTTTCGCTGCATTGGAGTTTGCGGGGCAAGTCACCGAGTATCAGGTTCTTGAATGCGACTCGGTGGAATGA
- a CDS encoding VOC family protein, protein MNNHEKINYVELPSRDLEQTKKFFIEAFGWSFEDYGPAYCAFSDQGLDGGFFQSDQASTTTTGAALIVFYSERLEETQAKVEAAGGTIIKPIFSFPGGRRFHFTEPSQNEFAVWSDK, encoded by the coding sequence ATGAACAACCACGAAAAAATCAACTACGTCGAGCTCCCCTCCCGCGACCTCGAACAAACCAAAAAGTTTTTCATCGAAGCCTTCGGCTGGAGCTTCGAAGACTACGGCCCCGCCTATTGCGCCTTCTCCGACCAGGGCCTCGACGGCGGTTTCTTTCAATCGGACCAAGCCTCCACCACCACCACCGGTGCCGCCCTCATCGTCTTCTACAGCGAGCGACTCGAAGAAACCCAAGCCAAAGTCGAAGCCGCAGGTGGCACCATCATCAAACCCATCTTCTCCTTCCCAGGCGGCCGCCGCTTCCACTTCACCGAACCCAGCCAAAACGAATTCGCCGTTTGGTCAGACAAGTGA
- a CDS encoding universal stress protein: protein MSILSCTDGSNYSPSVYDHTAWVAQRTQASIHVLHTLDPHRESASLADLSGSLMVDAQQALLAELVALDEAKSRVARLRGDAILAEADRHLRATGLTNIHIEQRHGTLVDTVAEYTPTSELLVIGKRGKSADFATMHLGGNLERIIRSAHQPVLVTSRSFRPIDKFLLAFDGGPSAEKAVTYAINQPLLQGLTCHLYMAGISNAQTPPAFENAAQKLSNAGYQVIPHLNPGEPEEGITATLKSAEIPLLVMGAYGHTRIRHLLLGSTTTTMVRTCLVSVLMFR, encoded by the coding sequence ATGTCCATTCTCTCCTGCACCGACGGCTCCAACTACTCCCCCAGCGTCTACGATCACACTGCCTGGGTCGCCCAACGCACCCAGGCCAGCATCCATGTCCTCCACACCCTCGATCCCCACCGCGAAAGCGCCTCGCTCGCCGACCTCAGCGGCAGCCTCATGGTCGACGCCCAGCAAGCCCTTTTGGCCGAACTCGTCGCCCTCGACGAAGCCAAATCCCGTGTCGCCCGGCTCCGTGGCGACGCCATCCTCGCCGAAGCCGACCGCCATCTCCGCGCCACCGGACTCACCAACATCCACATCGAACAACGTCACGGCACCCTCGTCGACACCGTCGCTGAATACACCCCAACCTCCGAACTTCTCGTCATCGGCAAACGCGGCAAATCCGCCGACTTCGCCACCATGCACCTAGGCGGCAACCTTGAGCGCATCATTCGCAGCGCCCACCAACCCGTTCTCGTCACCTCCCGATCGTTCCGCCCCATCGACAAGTTCCTCCTCGCGTTCGATGGCGGCCCCAGCGCCGAAAAAGCCGTCACCTACGCCATCAACCAACCCCTCCTCCAAGGCCTCACCTGCCACCTCTACATGGCTGGCATCAGCAACGCCCAAACCCCACCCGCCTTCGAAAACGCCGCCCAAAAACTGAGCAACGCCGGATACCAGGTCATCCCGCACCTCAATCCCGGCGAACCCGAAGAAGGCATCACCGCCACCCTCAAATCGGCCGAGATTCCCCTCCTCGTCATGGGAGCTTATGGCCACACCCGCATCCGCCACCTTCTTCTCGGCAGCACCACCACAACCATGGTCCGCACCTGCCTCGTTTCCGTATTGATGTTCCGCTAG
- a CDS encoding SulP family inorganic anion transporter, translating to MQSFWQTTQQQWFSNIHKDLLAGLVVALALIPEAIAFSIIAGVDPKVGLYASFCIAIVTAIVGGRPAMISAATGAMALLMVNLVKDHGLQYLLAATLLTGVFQIVAGIFKLGDLLKFVSRSVTIGFVNALAILIFLAQLPEFKGTGWPMYAMVAAGLAIIYLLPLLTKAVPSPLVCIIVLTAFALITGLDLRTVGDMGELPTTLPTFFLPDVPLNLETLWIILPYSLPLAVVGLLESLMTASIVDDLTDTDSQKNRECSGQGIANIVAGFFGGMAGCAMIGQTVINVQSGGRGRLSTFVAGLFLMLLLVLVGDWVAKIPMAALVAVMIMVSIGTFNWASLKNLRTHPKSSSMVMIATVLVVVFTHNLALGVFVGVLMSALTFARKVAQIVDVTSTLDEPTRTRTYLVRGQLFFVSASSFAKSFDFREVLNKVVIDVSQAHIWDITAITALDKIVLKFRREGTEVVLQGLNDASATLVDRLAIHDKPGALDKLLSH from the coding sequence ATGCAATCCTTCTGGCAAACTACCCAACAACAATGGTTCTCCAACATTCACAAAGATCTCCTCGCCGGCCTCGTTGTTGCCCTCGCCCTCATCCCTGAAGCCATCGCCTTCTCCATCATTGCCGGGGTCGACCCCAAGGTCGGCCTCTACGCCTCCTTCTGCATCGCCATCGTCACCGCCATCGTTGGGGGCCGGCCCGCGATGATCTCCGCCGCCACCGGGGCCATGGCCCTGCTCATGGTCAACCTCGTCAAAGACCACGGCCTCCAATACCTCCTCGCCGCCACCCTGCTCACCGGCGTGTTCCAAATCGTTGCCGGCATCTTCAAGCTTGGCGACCTCCTCAAGTTCGTCTCCCGATCCGTCACCATCGGCTTCGTCAACGCCCTTGCCATCCTCATCTTTCTCGCCCAGCTCCCCGAATTCAAAGGCACCGGCTGGCCCATGTATGCCATGGTCGCCGCCGGACTCGCCATCATCTACCTCCTCCCCCTCCTCACCAAAGCCGTCCCTTCCCCCCTGGTCTGCATCATCGTCCTCACCGCCTTTGCCCTCATCACCGGACTCGACCTCCGCACCGTCGGCGACATGGGCGAACTCCCCACCACCCTTCCCACCTTCTTCCTCCCCGATGTCCCCCTCAATCTTGAAACGCTCTGGATCATCCTTCCTTACTCCCTCCCCCTCGCCGTCGTCGGTCTGCTTGAGTCCCTCATGACCGCGTCCATCGTCGACGACCTCACTGACACCGACAGCCAGAAAAACCGCGAATGTTCCGGACAAGGCATCGCCAACATCGTCGCCGGTTTCTTCGGTGGCATGGCCGGTTGCGCCATGATCGGACAAACCGTCATCAACGTCCAATCCGGCGGTCGCGGACGCCTCTCCACCTTTGTTGCCGGACTCTTCCTCATGCTTCTCCTCGTCCTCGTCGGTGATTGGGTCGCGAAAATCCCCATGGCTGCTCTCGTCGCCGTCATGATCATGGTGTCCATCGGCACCTTCAACTGGGCCTCCCTCAAAAATCTCCGCACCCATCCCAAAAGCTCCAGCATGGTCATGATCGCCACCGTCCTGGTGGTCGTCTTCACCCACAACCTCGCCCTCGGCGTTTTCGTCGGCGTCCTCATGAGCGCCCTCACCTTCGCCCGCAAAGTTGCCCAAATTGTCGACGTCACCTCCACTCTCGACGAACCCACCCGCACCCGCACCTATCTCGTGCGCGGCCAGCTCTTCTTCGTCTCTGCCAGCAGCTTCGCCAAGTCCTTCGACTTCCGCGAAGTGCTCAACAAAGTGGTCATTGATGTCAGCCAAGCCCACATCTGGGACATCACCGCCATCACTGCCCTCGACAAAATCGTCCTCAAATTCCGCCGCGAAGGCACCGAAGTTGTCCTTCAAGGTCTCAACGACGCCAGCGCCACCCTCGTCGACCGCCTCGCCATCCACGACAAACCCGGCGCTCTCGACAAACTCCTTAGCCATTAA
- a CDS encoding heavy metal translocating P-type ATPase — MPNCLHCGNAIPSNTAAADYCCLGCAYVHDLLHQQGLDQFYDLRGQQPLPPVNPQTLRERDYSWLDELIPPTENKDVHLTLAVQGISCIGCVWLINHLFTTQPGAQHLHIQTSRSELHLDFNPRQFDLIQFAKTLQQFGYLVGKSDPTSASQVESSSFNQRLGLCAAFAMNTMAFSLPSYLGMDRDFMFASWFDIITACSATLSLLVGGSYFATRSYLSLRLGLLHMDTPITLGILAAWAGSMYGWLASIPTLKYFDFVSIFIFLMLGGRWLQQVALERNRRRLLQSSAIPEKITRIATSGTAESIPLAAIQPLDQLRINPGDICPVDSLLISPEGSLSLEWINGESQAATRTIGQNIPSGALNIGTQSFDVTASETWSQSLLQRLLQSREPAENAPLFNAALMRAYLIIVILIGIGGASWWWINGHDIALALQVMISVFVVSCPCALGVAAPYADDLAASWMERLGVFVRTSNLWPRLARIKKIIFDKTGTLTLENPTLTNPEALRQLTVEQRHALHHLTTSNLHPVSRSLFDHIGPIQTTTVKIPITITETTGFGLSYIDDDQHHWSLGRPGWRSITPSQQPGDTEFTCDGKTLAIFTFTDALRPETIQACNTLHQQGHDLYLFSGDREQKVALIASTLHIPPTHWHSQMTPQDKAQRVHSLNQLDTLFIGDGANDSLAIEAALCAGSPVTGRNFLEHKADFYFLGNSLRFIPTLLNVAHRRRRAVRSVFAFALLYNLAAILLSLTGMMNPLLAAILMPASSAITLAIARAIFGKPPGQTTAMPPSARHIPAPSIDAPRPALSF, encoded by the coding sequence ATGCCCAACTGCCTTCATTGCGGCAACGCCATCCCCTCCAACACCGCAGCCGCCGACTACTGCTGCCTTGGATGCGCCTATGTCCATGACCTCCTCCATCAGCAGGGCCTCGACCAGTTCTACGACCTCCGCGGTCAACAACCCCTCCCGCCCGTCAACCCCCAAACCCTGCGCGAACGCGACTACTCCTGGCTCGACGAACTCATCCCGCCGACCGAGAACAAGGACGTCCACCTCACCCTCGCCGTCCAGGGCATCTCCTGCATTGGCTGTGTGTGGTTGATCAATCACCTCTTCACCACCCAACCCGGCGCCCAGCACCTCCACATCCAAACCTCGCGCAGCGAACTCCACCTCGACTTCAACCCCCGCCAGTTCGACCTCATCCAGTTCGCCAAAACTCTTCAACAATTCGGCTATCTCGTTGGTAAATCCGACCCCACCTCTGCTTCACAAGTCGAATCCAGCAGTTTCAACCAACGCCTCGGACTCTGCGCCGCTTTCGCCATGAACACCATGGCCTTCAGCCTTCCCTCCTACCTCGGCATGGACCGCGACTTCATGTTCGCGTCCTGGTTCGACATCATCACCGCCTGCTCCGCCACCCTCTCCCTGCTCGTCGGCGGCAGCTACTTCGCCACCCGCAGTTACCTCTCCCTGCGCCTCGGTCTCCTCCACATGGACACCCCCATCACCCTCGGCATCCTCGCCGCCTGGGCAGGCTCCATGTATGGCTGGCTCGCCAGCATTCCCACCCTCAAATACTTCGACTTCGTCTCCATCTTCATCTTCCTCATGCTGGGCGGACGCTGGCTCCAACAGGTTGCCCTCGAACGCAACCGCCGCCGCCTCCTCCAATCCAGCGCCATCCCCGAAAAAATCACCCGCATCGCCACCTCCGGCACCGCCGAATCCATTCCCCTCGCTGCCATCCAGCCACTCGATCAGTTGCGCATCAACCCCGGCGACATCTGCCCCGTCGACTCCCTGCTCATCTCTCCAGAGGGATCCCTCAGCCTCGAATGGATCAATGGGGAAAGCCAGGCCGCCACCCGCACCATTGGCCAAAACATCCCCTCAGGCGCCCTCAACATCGGCACCCAAAGTTTCGACGTCACCGCCAGCGAAACTTGGTCCCAATCCCTTCTGCAACGCCTTCTGCAAAGCCGCGAACCCGCAGAAAACGCCCCGCTCTTCAACGCCGCCCTCATGCGTGCCTACCTCATCATCGTCATCCTCATCGGAATCGGCGGAGCCTCTTGGTGGTGGATCAACGGACACGACATCGCACTTGCCCTCCAAGTCATGATCTCCGTCTTCGTCGTCTCCTGCCCCTGTGCCCTCGGCGTGGCCGCCCCCTATGCCGACGACCTCGCCGCCTCCTGGATGGAGCGTCTCGGCGTCTTCGTCCGCACCTCCAACCTCTGGCCCCGACTCGCCAGAATCAAAAAAATCATCTTCGACAAAACCGGCACCCTCACCCTCGAAAACCCCACCCTCACCAATCCCGAAGCCCTCCGCCAACTCACCGTCGAACAACGCCACGCCCTCCACCATCTCACCACCAGCAACCTCCACCCCGTCAGCCGCAGCCTCTTCGACCACATCGGCCCCATCCAAACCACCACCGTCAAAATCCCCATCACCATCACCGAAACCACCGGATTCGGACTCAGCTACATCGACGACGACCAACACCACTGGTCTCTCGGTCGACCCGGTTGGCGCAGCATCACTCCATCCCAACAACCCGGCGACACCGAGTTCACCTGCGATGGAAAAACCCTCGCTATCTTCACCTTCACCGACGCCCTCCGACCCGAAACCATCCAAGCCTGCAACACACTCCATCAACAGGGTCACGACCTCTATCTCTTCAGCGGCGACCGTGAACAAAAAGTCGCCCTAATCGCCAGCACCCTCCACATCCCTCCCACCCACTGGCACAGTCAGATGACCCCACAAGACAAAGCCCAACGCGTCCACAGCCTCAACCAACTCGACACCCTTTTCATCGGCGACGGAGCCAACGACAGCCTCGCCATCGAAGCCGCCCTCTGCGCCGGCAGCCCCGTCACCGGCAGAAACTTCCTCGAACACAAAGCCGACTTCTACTTCCTCGGCAACAGCCTGCGCTTCATCCCCACCCTGCTCAACGTCGCCCATCGTCGACGTCGTGCCGTGCGCAGCGTCTTTGCCTTCGCCCTTCTCTACAACCTCGCCGCCATCCTTCTTTCCCTCACCGGCATGATGAACCCCCTCCTCGCCGCCATCCTCATGCCTGCGAGCTCCGCCATCACCCTCGCCATCGCCCGCGCCATCTTCGGCAAACCGCCAGGCCAGACCACCGCGATGCCACCATCTGCCCGCCACATCCCGGCTCCCTCCATCGACGCACCCCGCCCGGCCCTCTCATTTTAA
- a CDS encoding sulfite exporter TauE/SafE family protein produces MPMPAIDTTATAFFAGLVTSLHCVGMCGPMACAWAGKASSQKPTPFIRDTTLYHAARLLSYTVIGAIAGTIGIMPMQWFQHGPALILPWLLVGLFIIIAFGLERWLPKPRFLTMPMARLKLWALRRPPFHRAIIIGLATPLIPCGPLYLMLGLAVANGSTIGGASFALAFGFGTLPLLWLMQTQLQWLNLKLTPVRLRQVQRSLALLAVFIMIWRLRGTFTGEPDTSCCHPSLITGVPQ; encoded by the coding sequence ATGCCGATGCCAGCCATTGACACCACCGCCACCGCCTTCTTTGCAGGACTCGTCACCAGTCTCCACTGTGTCGGCATGTGTGGCCCTATGGCCTGTGCCTGGGCAGGCAAAGCCAGCTCCCAAAAACCCACCCCCTTCATCCGCGACACCACCCTCTACCACGCCGCCCGCCTCCTCTCCTACACCGTCATCGGAGCCATCGCAGGCACCATCGGCATCATGCCCATGCAGTGGTTCCAACATGGCCCCGCACTCATCCTCCCCTGGCTTTTGGTCGGCCTCTTCATCATCATCGCCTTCGGCCTCGAACGCTGGCTTCCCAAACCTCGCTTCCTCACCATGCCCATGGCCCGCCTCAAACTCTGGGCCCTGCGACGTCCCCCCTTTCACCGCGCCATCATCATCGGCCTCGCCACCCCGCTCATCCCCTGTGGACCCCTCTACCTCATGCTTGGCCTCGCCGTCGCCAACGGCTCGACCATCGGTGGTGCCAGCTTCGCCCTCGCCTTCGGCTTTGGCACCCTCCCCCTCCTTTGGCTTATGCAAACCCAACTGCAATGGCTCAACCTCAAGCTCACCCCCGTCCGTCTCCGCCAGGTTCAGCGCAGCCTCGCCCTGCTCGCCGTTTTCATCATGATCTGGCGCCTGCGCGGCACCTTCACCGGTGAACCCGACACCAGTTGCTGCCACCCGTCCCTCATCACCGGCGTCCCCCAATGA
- the ccoG gene encoding cytochrome c oxidase accessory protein CcoG, whose protein sequence is MPPITPNLDSVTTIAKDGSRQMLHPADVRGPFAHWRRLTALVLILVYIALPWIPINGHPAVFFDTANLRFHFLGITFATQDLWLGFFVVTGLAFSLYYLSAFFGRVWCGWTCPYTVFLEHIFRRVERLIEGDAVQRRKLDSAPWTSRKIRLRLLKHSIYLLLSTLIAHIFISYFISLRTLYQWMQGPPTQHLLAFGIMLFLTGAIYFSFSWFREQFCIILCPYGRLQSALTDDHTVVIGYDKIRGEPRGKSTPDAPAGDCVNCLRCVQVCPTGIDIRNGLQMECIGCTACVDACNDVMIRLKRPTGLVRFDSMVGLQGGKTRYLRPRTLLYTVFFAIGIIVFAFGFSTIKPLRISSTRMTGAPYFLTENLIRNQFQVRIINKRNIHVDYQITLPPDAPAGLQISGTNDPVTVAPGAESIRILVLTLPKQNYQDGPIKTLIHVTELLPKGATATRAVEFLGPDPRIQNDDYLNPQNYLK, encoded by the coding sequence ATGCCCCCCATCACCCCCAATCTCGACAGCGTCACCACCATCGCCAAGGATGGATCGCGGCAGATGCTGCACCCCGCCGACGTGCGCGGACCCTTCGCCCACTGGCGACGCCTCACCGCTCTGGTCCTCATCCTCGTCTACATCGCCCTCCCCTGGATTCCCATCAACGGCCACCCCGCCGTCTTCTTCGACACCGCCAATCTCCGCTTCCACTTCCTCGGGATCACCTTCGCCACCCAGGACCTCTGGCTCGGCTTTTTCGTCGTCACCGGCCTCGCCTTCTCCCTCTATTATCTCTCCGCCTTCTTCGGCCGAGTCTGGTGCGGATGGACCTGTCCCTACACCGTTTTCCTCGAACACATCTTTCGCCGGGTCGAACGCCTCATCGAAGGCGATGCCGTGCAGCGTCGCAAACTCGACAGTGCCCCCTGGACATCAAGAAAGATCCGCCTGCGCCTTCTCAAACACAGCATCTACCTGCTCCTATCGACCCTCATCGCGCACATCTTCATCTCCTACTTCATCTCCCTTCGCACCCTCTACCAATGGATGCAGGGTCCGCCCACGCAGCACCTCCTCGCGTTCGGCATCATGCTCTTCCTCACCGGTGCCATCTACTTTTCCTTCAGCTGGTTCCGTGAACAATTCTGCATCATCCTCTGCCCCTATGGCCGACTCCAGTCCGCCCTGACCGACGACCACACCGTCGTCATTGGTTACGACAAAATTCGCGGCGAACCCCGTGGCAAATCCACCCCCGACGCCCCGGCCGGCGACTGCGTTAACTGCCTGCGTTGTGTCCAGGTCTGCCCCACCGGGATCGACATTCGCAACGGCCTGCAAATGGAATGCATCGGCTGCACCGCCTGCGTGGATGCCTGCAACGACGTCATGATCCGCCTCAAGCGACCGACCGGACTGGTGCGCTTCGATTCCATGGTCGGCCTGCAAGGCGGCAAAACCCGCTACCTGCGCCCGCGCACCCTCCTTTACACCGTCTTTTTCGCCATCGGCATCATCGTCTTTGCCTTCGGATTCAGCACCATCAAACCCCTGCGCATCTCCTCCACGCGCATGACCGGTGCCCCTTATTTCCTCACCGAAAACCTGATCAGAAACCAGTTCCAGGTCCGCATCATCAACAAACGCAACATCCACGTCGACTACCAAATCACCCTTCCCCCCGACGCCCCTGCTGGACTGCAAATCAGCGGAACCAACGATCCCGTCACCGTCGCTCCCGGCGCCGAATCCATCCGCATCCTTGTCCTCACCCTCCCCAAACAAAACTACCAGGACGGCCCGATCAAAACCCTCATCCACGTCACCGAACTCCTTCCCAAAGGAGCCACCGCCACCCGCGCCGTCGAGTTCCTCGGCCCCGACCCCCGCATACAAAACGATGATTACCTCAATCCGCAAAACTATCTCAAATAA
- a CDS encoding cbb3-type cytochrome c oxidase N-terminal domain-containing protein, which translates to MSSSPNPDPNTPILRDHVYDGIQEYDQKLPNWWLFTLYIAIAFFVFYWLAYYQLGVIQSDEERINDAMAKIDNTRLKELESLDDPKLWAMSLDPATIAAGKATFQQNCAACHAPDLSGTLAGTKLPGVSLSDVEWKHGGLPTEVLKIVRKGSPDASKGMPPWEPQLGVKRVVEVVAYIMSHHKEGQPITKAADSPSH; encoded by the coding sequence ATGTCCTCCTCCCCCAACCCCGATCCCAACACCCCCATCCTGCGTGACCACGTCTACGACGGCATCCAGGAATACGATCAAAAACTCCCCAACTGGTGGCTCTTCACCCTCTACATCGCCATCGCCTTCTTCGTCTTCTACTGGCTCGCCTACTACCAGCTCGGCGTCATCCAATCCGATGAGGAACGCATTAACGACGCCATGGCAAAAATCGACAACACCCGGCTCAAGGAACTCGAATCCCTCGACGACCCCAAACTCTGGGCAATGTCCCTCGACCCCGCCACCATCGCAGCCGGCAAAGCCACCTTCCAACAAAACTGCGCCGCCTGCCACGCCCCCGACCTCAGCGGCACCCTTGCCGGCACAAAACTCCCCGGCGTTTCCCTCTCCGATGTCGAATGGAAACACGGCGGCCTCCCCACTGAAGTCCTCAAAATCGTTCGCAAAGGATCCCCCGATGCCTCCAAAGGCATGCCCCCTTGGGAACCCCAACTCGGCGTCAAACGCGTCGTCGAAGTCGTCGCCTACATCATGAGCCATCACAAGGAAGGCCAACCCATCACCAAAGCCGCCGACTCACCCTCTCACTAA